A part of Myxococcus landrumus genomic DNA contains:
- a CDS encoding M4 family metallopeptidase — translation MKIRAETPKLPVTRSTDSRPAAEVKNKAVGYSQGSSFEGQAKPAVAKPATPLTPPVKSGPVAMDSAASKAAIQTTVDFLQQQNTPTVSQLMAGRSTVVNRADFAPRAVEKDDLGMTHVRMDRMSEGVRVFGEQVVSHLDKAGKVDSVTGDVATIPAGLGKSPTKLSAQDALAVAQKDFAGKTDREPTTERVIFKGADGQYRAAYHVQMANTTDVGQGKEPRRMNYLVDAQTGQMLEKYNQMGGVSHGHGADHAHGKKPSLTTTEPSKKPADPATEPATDKVNDTTQYSGKVEIGSTKNKDGTFSLEDKSRGSGVETRDALNRDPDKDSVTNKGITDDNDVWGEATDSARNKDAVDAQYGAQTTYDFYKDVLGRNSIDGKGEKLISDVHVGKDFANAFWDGEKMNYGDGDGDQFGSLTTLDIAGHEITHGLTERTAGLQYRNESGALNEALSDIMGVGVEWYASQKNGAVKFDWTVGEDTYTPNNGDPTDGLRDMSNPSSDGMSPDHYSKRYKGSQDYGGVHINSGIPNNAFYLLSEGGKNRTSGDEVKQGIGIEKGLKIFARAQSFYMTPTTNFTQAREATFKAAQDLYGKDSVEAKTVLESWSAVGVK, via the coding sequence ATGAAGATTCGCGCAGAAACTCCGAAGCTTCCCGTCACGCGCTCCACGGACTCGCGGCCCGCCGCCGAAGTGAAGAACAAGGCCGTGGGATACTCGCAGGGGTCCTCGTTCGAGGGGCAGGCGAAGCCGGCGGTGGCGAAGCCCGCCACCCCGCTGACGCCGCCCGTGAAGTCCGGCCCGGTGGCCATGGACAGCGCCGCCAGCAAGGCAGCCATCCAGACGACGGTGGACTTCCTCCAGCAGCAGAACACCCCCACCGTGTCGCAGTTGATGGCGGGCCGCTCCACCGTGGTGAACCGGGCGGACTTCGCGCCGCGCGCGGTGGAGAAGGACGACCTGGGCATGACGCACGTGCGGATGGACCGCATGAGCGAGGGTGTCCGCGTCTTTGGTGAGCAGGTGGTGAGCCACCTGGACAAGGCCGGCAAGGTGGACAGCGTCACGGGCGACGTGGCGACCATCCCCGCGGGCCTGGGCAAGAGCCCCACGAAGTTGTCCGCGCAGGACGCGCTGGCCGTGGCCCAGAAGGACTTCGCGGGCAAGACGGACCGCGAGCCCACCACCGAGCGCGTCATCTTCAAGGGCGCTGATGGCCAGTACCGCGCCGCGTACCACGTGCAGATGGCCAACACGACGGACGTGGGCCAGGGCAAGGAGCCGCGCCGCATGAACTACCTGGTCGACGCTCAGACCGGGCAGATGCTGGAGAAGTACAACCAGATGGGCGGCGTGTCGCACGGCCACGGCGCGGACCACGCCCACGGGAAGAAGCCCTCGCTCACCACGACGGAGCCGTCCAAGAAGCCCGCGGACCCGGCGACGGAGCCCGCGACGGACAAGGTGAACGACACCACCCAGTACAGCGGCAAGGTGGAGATCGGCAGCACGAAGAACAAGGACGGGACGTTCTCGCTGGAGGACAAGAGCCGGGGCAGCGGCGTGGAGACGCGTGACGCGCTCAACCGCGACCCGGACAAGGACTCGGTGACGAACAAGGGCATCACCGACGACAACGACGTCTGGGGCGAGGCGACCGACTCCGCGCGCAACAAGGACGCGGTGGACGCGCAGTACGGCGCGCAGACGACGTACGACTTCTACAAGGACGTGCTCGGCCGCAACTCCATCGACGGCAAGGGCGAGAAGCTCATCTCCGACGTCCACGTGGGCAAGGACTTCGCCAACGCGTTCTGGGACGGCGAGAAGATGAACTACGGCGATGGTGACGGCGACCAGTTCGGCTCGCTCACCACGCTGGACATCGCGGGCCACGAAATCACCCACGGCCTCACCGAGCGCACCGCGGGCCTCCAGTACCGCAACGAGTCCGGCGCCCTCAACGAGGCGCTCAGCGACATCATGGGCGTGGGCGTGGAGTGGTACGCCAGCCAGAAGAACGGCGCGGTGAAGTTCGATTGGACGGTGGGCGAGGACACGTACACGCCCAACAACGGCGACCCCACCGACGGCCTGCGCGACATGAGCAACCCGTCCAGCGACGGCATGTCGCCGGACCACTACTCCAAGCGCTACAAGGGCTCGCAGGACTACGGCGGTGTGCACATCAACTCGGGCATCCCGAACAACGCCTTCTACCTGCTGTCCGAGGGCGGCAAGAACCGCACCTCCGGCGACGAGGTGAAGCAGGGCATCGGCATCGAGAAGGGCCTGAAAATCTTCGCGCGCGCCCAGAGCTTCTACATGACGCCGACCACCAACTTCACCCAGGCCCGCGAGGCCACGTTCAAGGCCGCCCAGGACCTGTACGGCAAGGACTCCGTCGAGGCGAAGACGGTGCTGGAGAGCTGGTCCGCGGTGGGCGTGAAGTAG
- a CDS encoding glutamate decarboxylase, whose product MPLHGKEEVRDRLNDDVYASPDLSVPMPKYRIPDEEHSPDHAYAVVHDELLLDGNSRQNLATFCQTWSEPQVHKLMDECLDKNMIDKDEYPQTAEIETRCVNMLADLWHAPHAASTMGCSTTGSSEAAMLGGLALKWRWRAKRQAAGKPTDKPNLICGPVQICWHKFARYFDVELRQVPLAPGRMVMTPEEVLKRCDENTIGVVPTLGITFNLIYEPVQEIAAALDDLQKRTGLDIPMHVDAASGGFLAPFIHQDVVWDFKLPRVKSINASGHKFGLTPLGCGWVVWRDKEDLPEELIFRVDYLGGDMPTFALNFSRPGGQIVIQYYNFLRLGKEGYRRLQQSCSDTANFIAKAIEQIGPFDIVYDGRGGVPGVCWKMKDGAKPGFTLYDLADRMRERGWLVPAYPMPADIQNTVVQRVLVRHGVSRDLATLLVTDLIACIEHFKRHPVSAPMTREEASGYHH is encoded by the coding sequence ATGCCCCTGCATGGCAAAGAGGAAGTCCGAGACCGCCTCAACGACGACGTCTACGCCTCGCCGGACCTCTCCGTCCCGATGCCGAAGTACCGCATCCCCGACGAGGAGCACAGCCCCGACCATGCGTATGCCGTCGTCCACGACGAGCTGCTGCTCGACGGCAACTCGCGGCAGAACCTGGCCACCTTCTGTCAGACCTGGTCCGAGCCTCAGGTGCACAAGCTCATGGACGAGTGTCTCGACAAGAACATGATCGACAAGGACGAGTATCCGCAGACCGCGGAGATTGAAACGCGGTGCGTGAACATGCTCGCCGACCTGTGGCACGCGCCCCACGCGGCCAGCACCATGGGCTGCTCCACGACGGGCTCCAGCGAGGCGGCCATGCTGGGGGGCCTGGCGCTCAAGTGGCGCTGGCGCGCGAAGCGCCAGGCGGCGGGCAAGCCCACCGACAAGCCCAACCTCATCTGCGGTCCGGTGCAGATTTGCTGGCACAAGTTCGCGCGCTACTTCGACGTGGAGCTGCGCCAGGTGCCGCTCGCGCCCGGCCGCATGGTGATGACGCCCGAAGAGGTGCTCAAGCGCTGCGACGAGAACACCATCGGCGTCGTGCCCACGCTCGGCATCACCTTCAACCTCATCTATGAGCCGGTGCAGGAGATTGCCGCCGCGCTGGATGACCTCCAGAAGCGCACCGGGCTGGACATCCCCATGCACGTGGACGCGGCCAGCGGCGGCTTCCTGGCGCCCTTCATCCACCAGGACGTCGTCTGGGACTTCAAGCTGCCGCGCGTGAAGTCCATCAACGCCTCCGGCCACAAGTTCGGCCTCACCCCGCTGGGCTGCGGCTGGGTGGTGTGGCGCGACAAGGAGGACCTGCCCGAGGAGCTCATCTTCCGCGTCGACTACCTGGGCGGCGACATGCCGACCTTCGCGCTGAACTTCTCGCGGCCGGGCGGGCAGATTGTCATCCAGTATTACAACTTCCTCCGGCTGGGGAAGGAAGGCTACCGGCGCCTGCAGCAGTCCTGCTCGGACACCGCGAACTTCATCGCCAAGGCCATCGAGCAGATTGGCCCCTTCGACATCGTCTACGACGGCCGGGGCGGTGTGCCGGGCGTGTGCTGGAAGATGAAGGACGGCGCGAAGCCGGGCTTCACCCTCTATGACCTGGCGGACCGCATGCGCGAGCGCGGCTGGCTGGTGCCCGCCTACCCGATGCCGGCGGACATCCAGAACACGGTGGTGCAGCGCGTGCTCGTGCGCCACGGCGTCAGCCGGGATTTGGCCACGCTGCTGGTGACGGACCTCATCGCCTGCATCGAGCACTTCAAGCGCCACCCGGTGAGCGCGCCGATGACGCGTGAAGAGGCGTCCGGCTACCACCACTGA